The following nucleotide sequence is from Gammaproteobacteria bacterium.
GGCCCGAAGTAGGAGCGGATGATGCTCGTCAGGTCCCGGGATCTCTTCGCGCGTCCGACGGCCTTGCGAAGGATCTGCCGGACTTCCTCCTCCATCGAGTGGCCGTTGCCGGCCGCCCGCACTCGCAGGCGGGTCCGTATGTC
It contains:
- a CDS encoding plasmid stabilization protein; translation: MASITIRNLDDDIRTRLRVRAAGNGHSMEEEVRQILRKAVGRAKRSRDLTSIIRSYFGPENGVDLELPDRDPAREPPSFE